The nucleotide window GTATTCGATCCGCTATCGCTCTCCCGATTTCGATGGAAGCTGTTGCTGCTGGGGAAGGTGCATTAAAGAGCGAATCATCTCTTCCATTCCTTTCCTCCAATAATCGGCCGCCAGTCTCCAGAAGCCCGGGTAGGCAAGTATCTCAGTTAACAGCCTTTTTTGTTTTGATTCCCATTGCTAGGAGATCGGTGCTAGAATAATGGTATGAAATAGAAGGAGGGTGAAACATAATGTTGTGGGAGGAAGTTCGTCAATTATACCCCAATCAGTTTGTCTTGGTACAGGCACTCAAATCGCGCGTGGAAGAAAACAAGAAGTATGTGGAAGAAGTGGCTGTGATTCGTCCAATCCCTGACGAACAGGAAGCCACGAGAGTGCTGGTAAGATCTAAAGGGGACACCTTCGTCTATCATACCTCCAAACCTGAAATTGCCATGCCTATCGTAATTAAACCCATTTACCGAGGATATAACCCACAATGAAAATAGATTTAGTCAACCACTTACTTCACACGTCTTTAATAATCACCTATGGTGGACGAACGGAGTCAATTGACCGGTTAGTCGTTGATACCGGAGCCGCACAAACTCTCATTTCGTCAGACGCTGTTTTTGATTTGGGCATTTTCGCAACGGATGCGGAAATTACCACGATGTACGGTATTGGCGGGGAAGACTATGCGTTTCGAAAAATGATAGACAGGATTCAATTCGACGGATTTGAAGCAGATGAGTTTTATTTGGATTTCGGTTATTTCAACAAAGACTACGGCATCAACGGAATCATCGGCCTGGATATTCTTCTTTCCGGGAGATTCGTCATTGATTTAGTGGATATGGATATCTATCAGAAATAGATGAAACTTAATACGAAACATAAGTTCAAGCTCCTAGAAAGTAAAAAAGCCCTTATCGACCGAAACCGGTCATGCAATTTCGTTCCAATCATTTTCCCGTCTGACCCGTCCCTCTCGAACCAGCCTTTCAATGTGCTTCTCCACCATCTTCAGCTCGAACAGTCGCGTCATGGTGGCAGGTTCCGGGTGTCTTCGGAAAATCGGCTTCGTCTCAAGAAGATCGGACCACGAATGACTTCTTCTATACAATACCCTCTTGTTCCCATCGGTCAATCTGTTCAGACGAGGCATCCAGCCAATTCTCCAACACCTCGCGGGTATGCTGGCCAAGGGATGGGGCCAGGGCGGTTGCAGTGTTCTGATCCGGGATCAGCCTTTTCTCCCGTACATGGGGATGATCCATCATTTCAGCGGTTTCAAGAACGGGGGCCATGCAGCAATCCACCTCAATGGCAAACCGGGACCACGCGGACAATGTCCGGCTTGCAAAAAGGGCCCTCAGCTCAGCAAACACCGGATTGTCATCGGCAGCCCGGGAGAAGTGGGCGGGGATCCATTCCTCCCGCCCTACAGCCCGGCAGAAGTTCTCCCAAAACTTCTTTTCCAGCGCTCCCAGTGTTACAAACCTGTTGTCCGATGTTTGATAGATGCGGTAACAGACAAGCGAACCGCCAAGGATTGGAACCCCATGGCCATACCCCATGGCAAGCTGGTACGCGACGTGGGTGTGCATCATTCCGATCAACGTATCGGTCATTGCAATGTCCAGATAGCTGCCTTCTCCCGTAAGGCTCTTTTTGACAAGAGCGGCCAGAATCGCTTCCGATGCGGCAAACCCGCCAATCAGATCGGCAAATTGAAAACTTGGTTGCACCGGCCGCCCCTCTAGATCTTTCAACTGGGCAAGAACGCCGCTGAGAGCCAGGTAGTTGAGGTCATGCCCCCCCAGTTCCCGCAGCGGCCCTGTCTGGCCAAACCCTGACAGGGAGCAGTAAATCAGGTCGGGGCGAACTTGTTTCAGGGCCTCGTACCCGATCCCAAGCGCATCAGCCACTCCCGGACGGAATCCTTCGATCACCACATCCGCTTTTGCCGCCAGATCGAACGCCAGCTTCCGGCCCGCTTCCCGCTTCAGATCCAGGGTCACGCTTTTCTTGTTCCGGTTGTTGGCTTGAAACAACAGCCCGGTTCCGCCCATCTGCTCGCTCATGAAACGGGAAGGGTCGCCGGTTTTCGGCGGTTCCACTTTGATCACTTCCGCTCCCATATCCGCCAGCCGCAATGTGGCAAAAGGACCCGGAAGATAACGGGTGAAATCAACAACGCGAACACCTTTGAGGAATTGACTCTGTTCCCCGGTTTGACCCTGCTTCGAAAGCTGCTTTTCCACCCCGGCACCCCCCGTTGATCAAGTGTAGGATCCGCCGGTAATGTTCAGTACGTGGCCGTTTACATAGTTGGACAGGGGAGATGCCAGGTAGAAGATCGCTCCTGCGGCTTCTTCCGGAGTACCCGCACGGCGCTGGGGAATCTGCATTTCGATCATCTGGCGGACTTTTTCCGGAATTCCGAGGGCAATGCCGTCGATGTTTTCCCCTTTTTCCTTGGCCTGGGTCAGACGGGTATCGATTAGGCCGAAAGCAACAGCGTTGCAATTGATGTTAAACTGCCCCCACTCCCTGGCAACCGCTTTGGTGAGACCGATTACACCTGCTTTGGCAGAAGAATAGTTGGCCTGCCCCACATTTCCCATAACGCCGGACACGGAGGACACATTGATGATCTTTCGGACGGATGGAGTCTGCCCCTGTTCGGCTTCTTCTTTGGCAGCCCCGACGAAATAGGGGGTCGCTTCCCGAATCAAACGGAAAGGAGCAATCAGGTGAACATCCAGCATGGCCTGGAATTGCTCGTCTGTCATTTTGTGAATCAGGCTGTCCCATGTATAGCCTGCGTTGTTTACCAGAATGTCCACACGTCCGAAGGCACCGACTGCTTCCTCAAACACCCGCTTGGGGAACCCGGGATCGGTTACACTGCCGACTACGGCGATGGCTTGACCGCCTTTTTCCTTAATGGCGGACACCACTTCCGTAGCAGGCCCCTCATCCAGATCGTTTATCACTACAGCTGCTCCGTGTTCCGCAAACATTTCAGCGGCTGCCCGGCCGACTCCCCGCCCGGACCCCGTAATAATCGCAACTTTTCCTTCCAGCATTCTCATTGTCCCTTCTCCTCCTCTGCCACTTCAAACTCGCCTTTCAGTTTGACTTCTCCGTTGGAATTCTGCGCCATAACTTCACACAGAAGCCGGGACTCCCCGCCAACAGTGATTCTTTCCATCACTTTGCCGTTCACTGTGATCTCCTCACCGGGCCGGGTCATGGCAACAAAACGCACCTTGAAACGCCGCAGGTTCTTACGGGGAAACCAAGTGGTAATCGCCTGACCGGCAAACCCCATGATCAGCATGCCATGGGCTATGACACCGCCCAAGCCTGCTTTTTCCCCAATCGGAACCACCGTATGAATCGGGTTAAAATCACCGGACGCACCCGCATACTTCACCAACTGGACATGGGTAATCTCTTCCTTTACAAGGGACGGCAGTTCCTGTCCGACCCCAATTGCTTGCATCTCTTGGCTCATCCTGCTTACCCCCTTTATCAAAAGCGTTCAATAACGGTAGAACGTGCAATCAGGACCGTTTCACCCCGTTGATTGGTGTAAACGGTTTCCATTGTCAGCAGGTTCATTCCACCGCTGGAGCTCGGTTTGGACACGGCATGGGTCACCTTCGACCTTGCGGTGATCTCATCTCCGGGATTGATTTCCACAAGGTATTCGTATTCCTGCTCTCCATGCAGCACCTTCAAGGGGTTCAGCTCCAAGGCCTCACAGATCTGAAAAAAGTCGCGGCCGCCCCACAAGTCAATCACTGTCGCAAACGTGGGAGGGACGGTCACATCCCGGAACCCTGCTGCAACAGCCTGCTCCCGGTCGGTGTAAATCGGATTGCCATCCCCGATCGCCTGCACAAACTCTTTGATCTTGCCCTGTTCCACCTGAAACGTATACGGTTCAAACTCTTGCCCGATAAACTTCTCAATGTCTTTCGTCATTTTTCCACCTCGCTCATTTTTGCCTGTCTTTCAGCCCATCTTACTGCTTATTCCCAATAAGGGATTCTGAGGTACTCTAGAGTCCCAGGTTTTTGGCGATAATGGTCTTCATAATCTCGTTGCTGCCCGCATAGATGGCGGCAACCGGCGTGTCGCGGTAACGGCGGGCAATCTCGTACTCCTCCATATAGCCGTATCCGCCGTGCAGCTGCAGACATTGTGCGGCGATCCGCTTGGCCATTTCGGTGGTCCACCACTTGCCCATGGAAACCTGCGTCACCACGTTTTTCCCCGCCATGTGATCGGCAATCAGCTGATCTACGAAGGCCCGGCTGACGGCGATTTCGGTTGCCATTTCCGCCACCTTG belongs to Effusibacillus lacus and includes:
- a CDS encoding aspartyl protease family protein, with the protein product MKIDLVNHLLHTSLIITYGGRTESIDRLVVDTGAAQTLISSDAVFDLGIFATDAEITTMYGIGGEDYAFRKMIDRIQFDGFEADEFYLDFGYFNKDYGINGIIGLDILLSGRFVIDLVDMDIYQK
- a CDS encoding CaiB/BaiF CoA transferase family protein, producing MEKQLSKQGQTGEQSQFLKGVRVVDFTRYLPGPFATLRLADMGAEVIKVEPPKTGDPSRFMSEQMGGTGLLFQANNRNKKSVTLDLKREAGRKLAFDLAAKADVVIEGFRPGVADALGIGYEALKQVRPDLIYCSLSGFGQTGPLRELGGHDLNYLALSGVLAQLKDLEGRPVQPSFQFADLIGGFAASEAILAALVKKSLTGEGSYLDIAMTDTLIGMMHTHVAYQLAMGYGHGVPILGGSLVCYRIYQTSDNRFVTLGALEKKFWENFCRAVGREEWIPAHFSRAADDNPVFAELRALFASRTLSAWSRFAIEVDCCMAPVLETAEMMDHPHVREKRLIPDQNTATALAPSLGQHTREVLENWLDASSEQIDRWEQEGIV
- a CDS encoding SDR family NAD(P)-dependent oxidoreductase; protein product: MRMLEGKVAIITGSGRGVGRAAAEMFAEHGAAVVINDLDEGPATEVVSAIKEKGGQAIAVVGSVTDPGFPKRVFEEAVGAFGRVDILVNNAGYTWDSLIHKMTDEQFQAMLDVHLIAPFRLIREATPYFVGAAKEEAEQGQTPSVRKIINVSSVSGVMGNVGQANYSSAKAGVIGLTKAVAREWGQFNINCNAVAFGLIDTRLTQAKEKGENIDGIALGIPEKVRQMIEMQIPQRRAGTPEEAAGAIFYLASPLSNYVNGHVLNITGGSYT
- a CDS encoding MaoC/PaaZ C-terminal domain-containing protein; protein product: MSQEMQAIGVGQELPSLVKEEITHVQLVKYAGASGDFNPIHTVVPIGEKAGLGGVIAHGMLIMGFAGQAITTWFPRKNLRRFKVRFVAMTRPGEEITVNGKVMERITVGGESRLLCEVMAQNSNGEVKLKGEFEVAEEEKGQ
- a CDS encoding MaoC family dehydratase N-terminal domain-containing protein, which gives rise to MTKDIEKFIGQEFEPYTFQVEQGKIKEFVQAIGDGNPIYTDREQAVAAGFRDVTVPPTFATVIDLWGGRDFFQICEALELNPLKVLHGEQEYEYLVEINPGDEITARSKVTHAVSKPSSSGGMNLLTMETVYTNQRGETVLIARSTVIERF